The Alistipes finegoldii DSM 17242 DNA segment GCTGCACAATCCCGCCAACCTCGAAGGCGTGCTTTCGATCGAGAAGGTGCTGCCGGGAACGCCGCAGGTCACGGTCTTCGACACGTCGTTCCACCAGACCATTCCGGCCGTCAATTTCATGTACGCGCTGCCCCACGCCTATTACGACAAATACCGCGTGCGCAAATACGGCTTCCACGGCACCAGCCACAAATACGTGGCGCAGACCGGCGCCAAACTCGCGGGACTGGACTTCGAGAATTCGAAGATCATCACCTGCCACATCGGCAACGGCGCTTCGGTGACGGCCGTGCTGAACGGCAAGTCGTTCGACACGTCGATGGGCTTCTCGCCCGTGGACGGACTGGTCATGGGCACCCGCTGCGGCAACGTCGATCCCAGCGCCGTCACCTTCATCGGCGAAAAGGAGGGCATGTCCTACGCCGAGCTGAACGAAATGATGAACAAGAAATCGGGCGTGCTGGGTCTTACCGACCTTTCGAGCGACATGCGCGACATCGACCTCGCCTACGACGAGGGTAATCCCCGCGCCATTCTGGCCCGCGACATGCACTACGGACGCATCCGCAAATTCGTCGGCGAATACGCAGCCGAAATGGGCGGCGTGGACATGATCGTCTTCACGGGCGGCGTCGGCGAGAATTCGTGCGAGATGCGCGAGAGCGTCTGCACGGGTCTCGAATTCATGGGCGTCGAATTCGACCGCGAGGCCAACAAGGGCGCCCGCGGCGTAAACAAAATCCTCTCTACTCCCGGTTCGCGCGTCAAAGTGGCCGTCATCGCCACCGACGAGGAGCTGGTCATCGCTACCGACACATACAATCTCGTAAAATAATTTTCAAAGCACATTTCCACAACTTATGATCCAACATCTTACTGAAATCGTCGAGGAGGCGAGAAAAAGAGGTAAAAAACGGCTGGCCGTGGCATACGGTCAGGATTCACATACGCTGGAGGCGGTGTACGAAGCCTACAAGGAGGGCCTCGTGGAGCCTACGCTTTACGGCGAAAAAAGCGTTATCGAGCAGGTCTGCGCCGAGAACGACATCGACATCAAGGCATTCAACATCGTCGATGAAACCAGCGACGTCAAGTGCGTGCAGCAGGCCGTCGCGGCCGTCGTTGCCGGCAATGCCGACGTGCTGATGAAGGGACTGGTCTCGACCGACAAATACATGCGCGGCATTCTCAACAAGGAAGCAGGACTGTTTCCCCCGAAAGGCGTGCTGAGCCACGTGTCGATCGTCGAGATGCCCTGCTACCACAAACTGCTCGTCATTTCGGACGTGGCGGTGATTCCGCTGCCCGACTTCAAGCAGAAAACCGTGCAGATCGGCTACCTCGCGCGCACAGCCAACCTGCTGGGCATCAAGACTCCGAAAATCGCCTGCATCGCTCCGTCGGAACAGTTGCTTCCCAACGTCATCTCTTCGACTGAGGGCGCGCTGCTGGCCAAAATGGGCGACCGCGGACAGCTGGGCGACGTCGTCGTAGACGGTCCCCTGTCTCTCGACGTGGCGCTCTACAAGGACGTTGCGGAACACAAGAAGGTCAAAGGCTCGTCCGTCGCGGGCGATCCCGACTGCCTGCTCTTCCCCAACCTCGAATCGGCCAACGTCTTCTTCAAGTCGGTGACGCACCTCTGCGGCGGCGAACTGGCCGCCATGGTCATGGGAACGAAAGTCCCCTGCGTGCTGACCTCGCGCGGCGACACCAGCAAGACCAAGCTCTACTCGATCGCGCTGGCCTGTCTGGCCGTGAAGCAGTAAGACAGCCTGAACCAACCCACCAACCTAACCCACCAACCTAATTAACCGGAACCGATTTATGGGCTTCAAAATTCTAGCGATAAATCCCGGCTCTACTTCAACGAAGGTCGCCCTCTACGACGAGGAGCGGCCTTTGTTGGATCTGACCCTGCGTCACTCGGCGGAACAGATCGCACACTACCCCAACATCATCGACCAGCTCGACTGGCGCCGTGACATGATCCTCACGGCATTGAAGGAACACGGCTTCGACATCATGTCCCTCGCTGCCGTAATCGGCCGCGGCGGCCTCATCAAACCCATTCCCGCCGGCGTGTACGAAGTGAACGACGCCATGCGCCGCGACCTGCAGCACGCCACGATGGAGCACGCCTCCAACCTCGGCGGTCTGCTGGCCGACGGAATCGCGGCGACCGCAGGCATCAAAGCCTACATCGCCGACCCCGTGGTCGTGGACGAAATGGACGACATAGCACGCCTGAGCGGGCATCCCGACTGCCCGCGGCGTTCGATCTTCCACGCACTCAACCAGAAAGCCACGGCCCGCCTGCACTGCGACCGCATCGGCATCGTCTACGAGAAGGCGAACCTCGTAGTCGCCCACCTCGG contains these protein-coding regions:
- the buk gene encoding butyrate kinase, with protein sequence MGFKILAINPGSTSTKVALYDEERPLLDLTLRHSAEQIAHYPNIIDQLDWRRDMILTALKEHGFDIMSLAAVIGRGGLIKPIPAGVYEVNDAMRRDLQHATMEHASNLGGLLADGIAATAGIKAYIADPVVVDEMDDIARLSGHPDCPRRSIFHALNQKATARLHCDRIGIVYEKANLVVAHLGGGISVAAHKQGRVVDVNNALDGDGPFAPERAGTLPAGELVDLCFSGRYTRHDIQQMLAGKGGLVAHLGTNSMIQVMERIGEGDEKARVVKDAMCYGIVKQIGAMAAALGGRVDAVILTGGIAHNKSVVEYISEFCSFIAPIAVYPGENELESLVTNALVVLRGVITPKVYA
- a CDS encoding acetate/propionate family kinase, with translation MVILVLNCGSSSIKYQVIDMEAASSTLLAKGIVERIGLPEGDLIHKPVGKQPFELHRPIPDHTTGIKLVLDALTAPEHGVIRSLDEVKAVGHRVAHGGEFFPESCIVTEEVKSKIRSLFEIAPLHNPANLEGVLSIEKVLPGTPQVTVFDTSFHQTIPAVNFMYALPHAYYDKYRVRKYGFHGTSHKYVAQTGAKLAGLDFENSKIITCHIGNGASVTAVLNGKSFDTSMGFSPVDGLVMGTRCGNVDPSAVTFIGEKEGMSYAELNEMMNKKSGVLGLTDLSSDMRDIDLAYDEGNPRAILARDMHYGRIRKFVGEYAAEMGGVDMIVFTGGVGENSCEMRESVCTGLEFMGVEFDREANKGARGVNKILSTPGSRVKVAVIATDEELVIATDTYNLVK
- a CDS encoding phosphate acyltransferase, with product MIQHLTEIVEEARKRGKKRLAVAYGQDSHTLEAVYEAYKEGLVEPTLYGEKSVIEQVCAENDIDIKAFNIVDETSDVKCVQQAVAAVVAGNADVLMKGLVSTDKYMRGILNKEAGLFPPKGVLSHVSIVEMPCYHKLLVISDVAVIPLPDFKQKTVQIGYLARTANLLGIKTPKIACIAPSEQLLPNVISSTEGALLAKMGDRGQLGDVVVDGPLSLDVALYKDVAEHKKVKGSSVAGDPDCLLFPNLESANVFFKSVTHLCGGELAAMVMGTKVPCVLTSRGDTSKTKLYSIALACLAVKQ